The nucleotide sequence GGGAACCCAAGACGCCATCAACGAGATCAACGCATGTTTGGAGTACCTCGGGCTGCCGACCAAGACCGACATCTCCGACGTGGCCAAGGACGCTGGCAACTGGCGCGTGTCCTGGAGCATCGAGAAAGGCTCGGGTACGGAGGTGCTGTTCAAGCGAGGGCAAGAGTTCAAGATTCTCTCGCGCCTCGAGAACCCCCTGACGCAGGTCAGCCCTACGGAAGCGACCAACACCGTCGAGTTCGAGATCATGCCGCAGCTCTCGAGCGTGAAGGAAGGCACGAAGCGCACCCGACATGCGGTGTTCTCGGGTCAACTTCGCCGCGGCAAGGTGCCGGAGGCGGACACGTTGTGGGGAGCAGGTAAGGATGGCCTCGCAAGCGGAAAGGTCGCTGACGGTTTGGTACGCATGAGCAACCTGCTAGGCGTTGCTGGATCACTCGTGGACATTGGCGGCAACTGGATCCTGGAAGCGGCGTCGCCCAAGCGCTTCGTCACGCAGACCTTGCTCGAGACCGTGCCGAAGGGCTGGGTCGGTACCATCGACATCGAAGAAAAGGGAGACGGGACCGAGCGCACGGACTTTCCTACGCCCCCGATCTCCGGGGGATGGACGACGCGGACCGCCAAGCTGCGCTTTCACTCGCGCCTCACCCTGGGCGGCTCGGTCCCCTTGGGGCCAAACTTCGAGAACGAACAGGGCGTCGGGTCGACCGCGGCGGATTGCAGCGTCCATTTGGTCACCGACGATGCCAGTTCCTACTGTTTCGAAGCCTGCCCGTCCACGATTCCACCGGGTCCGATGGAACAAACCAAGACCCAACTGACCGGGAACTGGGGCGCAGCAGGCACGCTGGGACAAGACGCCGTTGTGCAGGTCTTGACCTACCCCGAAGCCGTATACGGGCCGATCAAGAACAGCCTACCGCCGGAAATCCAGAAGAAGATCGGCACCTACGAAATCCTGATCATCCCATCGAGCTGTGGCGTGGGTTCCGCTTTGTCCTCCATGACGAGGGTGAACGTTTCTCAGATCGGCAACACCTACACCACGGCCCCCACCTACGAGGCGTCGGAAATACCGATCTCCGGTGGTTTCTCGGAGCTGCCACCCGACAACGGCACCGCCGTCACCCTGTCGGGCCCATTGCCAACGACCAACGATCCGGCGACGATCACCAACAGCTATCAGGGCCCGCGCAAGCGCAAGACCCCCACGACCGACCTCGAGATCAACACTACCCTCACCGTGAAGGTCAACCTGCGTCGCGTCGAGTGAATTGCGTCTTTCGTACGACCGCGTCCTTCAGATCGAAGGGGGAGGTGTAGGTTCTGACCGCGCGGCTGCCGATCGCAAGCGTGTTCCCGCGTCGCAACCACCCGCGATGTTGCTTGGCGCGCGGCTTGAATGGTTTGGCGCTATGCTGAGGGACTTGCCGGCTCGCACGTTCAACCGCGTTCCAAAGCTCGAGACGTTCTTCGGTGAGCCCGCGCGGCGCTACGTCGTGCATCGCTCCTTTGTCTACTGGCAGGCCGAACGCCGAGCTTTCGGCAACATGATGTGGGGACGCCCGAACGAGAACGACGTCATCGAGATGTGCGCCGCCCACGAGGTCGGCGCGGATCCACTATTCAGCGGGCACACCTCCCTGGTCGACATTCGATCCCTCGAGGCGGTCGATCTGCTCGCCTTCGAGCGCTTGCTTTCGTATCTGCACAAGCGGCGCGACGCTTGGTCACCCAACGTGTCACGCCAGGTCGTGCTGCACGCCGGGGGCTACGCTCAAGCGTTCGTGGTGGGGATGTTCGAGTTCCTGCGACCAGGTCATCAGGTCTTGTTCTTCGATGATCCGCGAGGCGCGTTCGAGGCGATCGGCGCCGGCGACGTCTTCGAGGAGCTCGAGTCCATTCGCCAGGAGCTGCTCAACATTCCCGAAATCGTTCGACGCGTGCAGTCCGCGCTCGAAGCGATGCCCGGCAAGGTATCTGCCGCAGCGGTTGCGAAGGCGCTCGGCATGAGCACGCGCTCCCTCCAGCGCTACCTGACGGAGGCCAATAGCTCCCTGCGCGTCGAGCGACAGAAGCGCCTACTGCGTCAATGCGAGCGCATGCTCGAGTCCACCGAGCTCGACCTGGACGCAATCGCAAGGCAAGTTGGCGCGAGCTCGTCTTCACACTTGATCGCGCTCTTCCGCGCCCACCACGGCATGACGCCCGGCGCCTTCCGCGCCTCCCGCCGACGTGCGTGAAGCCACCGCGGACGCTTCAGCGCGCGGCTCAGGTTCGCTCCGCCTGCTCGTTCCGACGGACCCGTCGTGGCGTGGGTCACTCCCACGCCGCTGAGTCCCTAGCTGCTCGGCGCGAACATGGCGAACACTTCGGCGCCGGTGAGGCACTGGGTTTCGTTCGCGAGTTCGTAGTACATGGGCTTCTCGTCGATGAACACCTGGTGATCGAACACGAAGGCGCCCTTGTCTTCGAACAGACCCACGGGAACGAAGTGCGCACGGCTCTGTTTGACTCGGTAGAACAGATGCGACCCGCAGTCGGCGCAGAATCCCCGTTCTGCCCAGGGCGACGAGTCGAACACCTTGACGTGCTCTTCCCCCGCGATGACCGGCTCAGTGCCGACGTTGACGCAAAACAGCGGACCGCCACCCCAACGACGGCACATGTGGCAGTGACACGCACTGACCCGAGGCTTCACCGAGGTGGCCTCGATCGTGACGGCGCCACACAAGCACTTCCCCTTCACTGAAGTCGTGTCGCTCATGCCGACGACCCTAGCGCCGCGTCATCGCCGGCAGCAAGCGACGGAATTGCGTGCGCCTGTCTCACTTCCCCCGCGCGAGGATCTCCGTGTAGTTCGGGCCGTCGTGAGCGATGTAGACGCACTGGTCGTCAACGGCCACGTCGACGCGCTTGTCTCCCGTGACCATGTCTGTCCCCGGAAAGGATCCGAGGTCTTCGCGCTTCCCGCCGTCGTGTGGGAGTCGGAAGAGTGAATCGCGCTCGGCGTAGGCTGGCGTGCTGAGTACGTAGAGGTGTCTTTCGTCCCAAGCCAAGGATTCGAAAGGCATGGCGCCCTCGCGACTCAGCGTGCCCACCTCTCCGCTGTTCTCGTCGACGCGACGAATGCCTGCCGCTGCTTGGAACACCACGGCGGTCGCCGACGGCATGATACGTCCGGGAAACGGCTGCTTCTCTGCCAGCACCGTCATCGCCCCGTCGTTCAAAGCCAGCTTCAGGATGCGCCGGCCCGTCCAATCGCTCACGTAGGCGGCAGCGCCGGTCACAGCCAAGGCGCGGTACTCGCACTTGGCGTTCTTGTTGGTTCTTGGAATGCGGGCCACTGATGCCAGCGCGCCGCCGGCGGCATCGAT is from Polyangiaceae bacterium and encodes:
- a CDS encoding AraC family transcriptional regulator encodes the protein MPARTFNRVPKLETFFGEPARRYVVHRSFVYWQAERRAFGNMMWGRPNENDVIEMCAAHEVGADPLFSGHTSLVDIRSLEAVDLLAFERLLSYLHKRRDAWSPNVSRQVVLHAGGYAQAFVVGMFEFLRPGHQVLFFDDPRGAFEAIGAGDVFEELESIRQELLNIPEIVRRVQSALEAMPGKVSAAAVAKALGMSTRSLQRYLTEANSSLRVERQKRLLRQCERMLESTELDLDAIARQVGASSSSHLIALFRAHHGMTPGAFRASRRRA
- a CDS encoding GFA family protein — protein: MSDTTSVKGKCLCGAVTIEATSVKPRVSACHCHMCRRWGGGPLFCVNVGTEPVIAGEEHVKVFDSSPWAERGFCADCGSHLFYRVKQSRAHFVPVGLFEDKGAFVFDHQVFIDEKPMYYELANETQCLTGAEVFAMFAPSS